In a single window of the Rhodamnia argentea isolate NSW1041297 chromosome 2, ASM2092103v1, whole genome shotgun sequence genome:
- the LOC115737011 gene encoding protein SET DOMAIN GROUP 41, producing the protein MEMAMRATEDIAIGEDVTPPLAPLSLALYDSFLPSHCAACFCSLSPSPSPLADPSHSFLYCSSRCSYSASSPRLSSTEELLLRSPSTAASGDTSDLRAALRLLAQGLDASSWRIGGLLTNREKLMSRENSRDGEVVERIRSGARALAAARRRLGLGGGDVEGDAILEEAALCATITNAVEVQDVDGRGLGIAVYGTDFSWINHSCSANACYRFQFSGPEISALAPDESRLRIVPYGGRAQVDSVACIHAEVGNDYADYGPKIIVRSIKAVKKGEEVSVAYTDLLQPKAARQFELQSKYQFNCSCIRCDAEPLGYVDYALQDFRAAYGYVSEDSANCSIYRDEAARRLSESMDDVISEYLSDSDPKSCCEKLESLLTDRVLDEDFASKAGLKQKFLLQPLHHLSLNAYMTLASAYSIRSSQLVAPQIQAGALVSETLKLSRISGAYSLLLAGAVHHLFRSESSLMASAATFWVTAGESLLSISRNAAWSIFSEKPQTAARSSVPKPPSCRCSLMKEVKLMVVVSCKQ; encoded by the exons ATGGAAATGGCGATGAGAGCGACGGAGGACATCGCCATCGGCGAAGACGTCACGCCGCCGCTCGCTCCTCTCTCCCTCGCCCTCTACGACTCCTTCCTCCCCTCGCACTGCGCCGCCtgcttttgctctctctctccttctccatctCCACTCGCCGATCCCTCCCATTCCTTCCTCTACTGCTCCTCTCGCTGCTCTTACTCCGCCTCCTCCCCCCGCCTCTCCTCCACCGAGGAGCTCCTCCTCCGCTCCCCCTCCACCGCAGCCTCCGGCGACACCTCCGACCTCCGCGCAGCCCTCCGCCTCCTCGCCCAAGGCCTCGACGCCTCGAGCTGGAGGATAGGCGGCCTTCTGACGAACCGCGAGAAGCTGATGTCCCGCGAGAACTCCCGCGACGGCGAGGTTGTGGAGAGGATCCGGAGCGGTGCCAGGGCCCTGGCGGCGGCGAGGAGGAGGCTGGGCCTAGGCGGCGGGGATGTTGAGGGCGACGCCATTTTGGAGGAGGCGGCGCTGTGCGCGACGATTACGAACGCCGTGGAGGTCCAGGATGTCGACGGTCGCGGGCTAGGGATTGCTGTGTATGGTACGGACTTCTCGTGGATCAATCACAGTTGCTCTGCCAATGCCTGTTATCGGTTTCAGTTTAGTGGACCGGAGATTAGTGCTCTGGCTCCGGACGAATCGAGGCTTCGCATTGTTCCTTATGGCGGTCGAGCGCAA GTGGACAGTGTTGCTTGCATACATGCTGAAGTTGGGAATG ATTATGCAGATTACGGGCCGAAAATAATAGTTCGTAGCATCAAGGCAGTTAAGAAAGGGGAGGAGGTGAGTGTCGCATACACTGACTTATTGCAGCCTAAG gCAGCTAGGCAGTTTGAGCTACAGTCCAAGTATCAGTTTAACTGTTCCTGTATAAGATGTGATGCAGAACCTTTAGGATATGTGGATTATGCTTTGCAG GATTTCCGTGCTGCCTATGGCTATGTCAGTGAAGATAGTGCCAACTGCAGCATCTATAGGGATGAGGCTGCCAGAAGGTTGAGTGAATCAATGGATGATGTTATATCTGAATATCTATCAGATAGTGATCCAAAGTCTTGCTGCGAGAAGCTCGAGAGTTTGCTTACAGACAGGGTCCTTGATGAGGACTTTGCATCGAAGGCTGGACTCAAGCAAAAGTTTCTTCTGCAACCCTTGCACCATCTCTCCTTGAATGCCTACATGACATTGGCTTCCGCTTATAGCATCCGTTCAAGTCAATTAGTTGCTCCACAGATACAAGCAGGTGCTCTTGTATCAGAAACTTTGAAGTTGAGCAGAATCAGTGGAGCATACTCGCTGCTTCTTGCAGGAGCAGTCCATCATCTGTTCCGCTCTGAATCTTCTCTAATGGCATCTGCAGCAACCTTTTGGGTAACTGCAGGAGAGTCCTTGTTGTCTATTTCCAGAAACGCGGCGTGGagcatattttcagaaaaaccGCAGACTGCTGCACGTTCATCAGTTCCCAAGCCCCCGTCCTGCAGGTGCTCCTTGATGAAAGAAGTTAAG CTCATGGTAGTCGTTTCTTGCAAGCAGTAA
- the LOC115753348 gene encoding abscisic stress-ripening protein 2-like isoform X3, with the protein MAEGEQHHHLFHHKKDDEDAAYSETAPNYGSGVTGGGYNETNQVTGMGSDLGGTDYRKEEKHHKHLEELGELGATAAGAYALHEKHRAENDPDHARRHRMEEEIGAAAAVGGGGYAFHEHHEKKETEREEEEAHGRKHHHLF; encoded by the exons ATGGCCGAGGGGGAGCAGCACCACCACCTCTTCCACCACAAGAAG GACGACGAGGACGCTGCCTACTCCGAGACGGCCCCCAACTACGGTAGTGGTGTCACCGGGGGCGGCTACAATGAGA CCAACCAGGTGACCGGGATGGGTTCGGACCTGGGGGGCACCGATTACCGGAAGGAGGAGAAGCACCACAAGCACCTCGAGGAGCTCGGCGAACTCGGCGCCACGGCTGCCGGCGCTTACGCCCTG CACGAGAAGCACCGGGCGGAGAACGACCCCGACCACGCCCGCAGGCACAGGATGGAGGAGGAAATAGGGGCCGCGGCGGCCGTCGGAGGGGGCGGCTACGCTTTCCACGAGCATCACGAGAAGAAGGAGACGgagagggaagaggaggaggctCATGGAAGGAAGCACCACCACCTCTTCTGA
- the LOC115753348 gene encoding abscisic stress-ripening protein 3-like isoform X5, with the protein MAEGEQHHHLFHHKKDDEDATKVPGGGCSETSEVTGMGSGPGGIDYRKEEKHHKHLEELGELEAAAAGAYALHEKHQSKKDPEHAHKHKVEEEIAAAAAVGGGGYAFHEHHEKKETEKEEKEDHGKKHHHLF; encoded by the exons ATGGCCGAGGGGGAGCAGCACCACCACCTCTTCCACCACAAGAAGGATGACGAGGATGCCACCAAGGTCCCCGGGGGTGGCTGCAGTGAGACCTCGGAGGTGACCGGGATGGGTTCGGGCCCAGGGGGCATCGATTACCGGAAGGAGGAGAAACACCACAAGCATCTCGAGGAGCTCGGCGAGCTGGAAGCCGCTGCTGCCGGCGCTTACGCCCTG CACGAGAAGCACCAGTCGAAGAAAGACCCCGAGCACGCCCACAAGCACAAGGTGGAGGAGGAAATAGCGGCGGCCGCGGCGGTGGGAGGGGGCGGCTACGCTTTCCACGAGCATCACGAGAAGAAGGAgacagagaaggaagaaaaggaggatCATGGAAAGAAGCATCACCATCTCTTCTGA
- the LOC115753348 gene encoding abscisic stress-ripening protein 2-like isoform X4, with translation MAEGEQHHHLFHHKKDDEDAAYSETAPNYGSGVTGGGYNETNQVTGMGSDLGGTDYRKEEKHHKHLEELGELGATAAGAYALHEKHRAENDPDHARRHRMEEEIGAAAAVGGGGYAFHEHHEKKETEREEEEAHGRKHHHLF, from the exons ATGGCCGAGGGGGAGCAGCACCACCACCTCTTCCACCACAAGAAGGATGACGAGGATGCC GCCTACTCCGAGACGGCCCCCAACTACGGTAGTGGTGTCACCGGGGGCGGCTACAATGAGA CCAACCAGGTGACCGGGATGGGTTCGGACCTGGGGGGCACCGATTACCGGAAGGAGGAGAAGCACCACAAGCACCTCGAGGAGCTCGGCGAACTCGGCGCCACGGCTGCCGGCGCTTACGCCCTG CACGAGAAGCACCGGGCGGAGAACGACCCCGACCACGCCCGCAGGCACAGGATGGAGGAGGAAATAGGGGCCGCGGCGGCCGTCGGAGGGGGCGGCTACGCTTTCCACGAGCATCACGAGAAGAAGGAGACGgagagggaagaggaggaggctCATGGAAGGAAGCACCACCACCTCTTCTGA
- the LOC115753348 gene encoding abscisic stress-ripening protein 5-like isoform X1: MRQAAPTVAVVGAATTTRPAPTVVAGAATTTRGVTTVAAGVATTRLAGNYGSSGGGGYNKTAGTYGSSGGGGYKETAPTYGSGGGYNEANQVTGMGSDLGGTDYRKEEKHHKHLEELGELGATAAGAYALHEKHRAENDPDHARRHRMEEEIGAAAAVGGGGYAFHEHHEKKETEREEEEAHGRKHHHLF; this comes from the exons ATGAGACAGGCGGCACCTACGGTAGCGGTGGTGGGGGCGGCTACAACGACACGGCCGGCACCTACGGTAGTGGCAGGGGCAGCTACAACGACACGGGGGGTAACTACGGTAGCGGCGGGGGTGGCTACAACGAGACTGGCG GGCAACTACGGTAGTAGTGGCGGGGGCGGCTACAACAAGACGGCCGGCACCTATGGTAGTAGCGGCGGGGGCGGCTACAAAGAGACGGCCCCCACCTACGGTAGCGGGGGCGGCTACAATGAGGCCAACCAGGTGACCGGGATGGGTTCGGACCTGGGGGGCACCGATTACCGGAAGGAGGAGAAGCACCACAAGCACCTCGAGGAGCTCGGCGAACTCGGCGCCACGGCTGCCGGCGCTTACGCCCTG CACGAGAAGCACCGGGCGGAGAACGACCCCGACCACGCCCGCAGGCACAGGATGGAGGAGGAAATAGGGGCCGCGGCGGCCGTCGGAGGGGGCGGCTACGCTTTCCACGAGCATCACGAGAAGAAGGAGACGgagagggaagaggaggaggctCATGGAAGGAAGCACCACCACCTCTTCTGA
- the LOC115753348 gene encoding abscisic stress-ripening protein 2-like isoform X2 has protein sequence MGGNYGSSGGGGYNKTAGTYGSSGGGGYKETAPTYGSGGGYNEANQVTGMGSDLGGTDYRKEEKHHKHLEELGELGATAAGAYALHEKHRAENDPDHARRHRMEEEIGAAAAVGGGGYAFHEHHEKKETEREEEEAHGRKHHHLF, from the exons ATGGGCGGCAACTACGGTAGTAGTGGCGGGGGCGGCTACAACAAGACGGCCGGCACCTATGGTAGTAGCGGCGGGGGCGGCTACAAAGAGACGGCCCCCACCTACGGTAGCGGGGGCGGCTACAATGAGGCCAACCAGGTGACCGGGATGGGTTCGGACCTGGGGGGCACCGATTACCGGAAGGAGGAGAAGCACCACAAGCACCTCGAGGAGCTCGGCGAACTCGGCGCCACGGCTGCCGGCGCTTACGCCCTG CACGAGAAGCACCGGGCGGAGAACGACCCCGACCACGCCCGCAGGCACAGGATGGAGGAGGAAATAGGGGCCGCGGCGGCCGTCGGAGGGGGCGGCTACGCTTTCCACGAGCATCACGAGAAGAAGGAGACGgagagggaagaggaggaggctCATGGAAGGAAGCACCACCACCTCTTCTGA
- the LOC115750384 gene encoding 60S ribosomal protein L3-1: MSHRKFEHPRHGSLGFLPRKRASRHRGKVKAFPKDDPTKPCRLTAFLGYKAGMTHIVREVEKPGSKLHKKETCEAVTVIETPPMVVVGVVGYVKTPRGLRSLNTVWAQHLSEEVRRRFYKNWCKSKKKAFTKYSKQYETEDGKKNIQAQLEKIKKYATVVRVLAHTQIRKMKGLKQKKAHLMEIQVNGGTIAQKVDFAYGFFEKQVPIDAVFQKDEMIDIIGVTKGKGYEGVVTRWGVTRLPRKTHRGLRKVACIGAWHPARVSFTVARAGQNGYHHRTEMNKKVYKIGKVGQESHTALTEFDRTEKDITPMGGFPHYGLVKDDYVMIKGGCVGPKKRVVTLRQSLLKQTSRVALEDIKLKFIDTSSKFGHGRFQTMQEKQKYYGRLKA, from the exons ATGTCACATCGGAAGTTTGAGCATCCCAGGCACGGATCACTCGGATTTCTTCCGAGAAAGAGAGCATCCCGTCACAGAGGGAAAG TGAAGGCTTTTCCTAAGGATGATCCTACCAAGCCTTGCAGGCTCACTGCCTTCTTGGGCTACAAGGCAGGGATGACTCACATTGTCAGGGAGGTCGAAAAGCCCGGATCAA AGCTTCACAAGAAGGAAACATGTGAGGCAGTGACAGTCATTGAAACCCCTCCAATGGTGGTGGTTGGTGTTGTGGGTTATGTCAAGACCCCTCGAGGCCTTCGCTCATTGAACACAGTGTGGGCTCAGCATTTGAGTGAGGAAGTGAGGCGCAGGTTCTACAAGAACTGGTGCAAATCTAAGAAGAAAGCATTCACCAAATACTCTAAGCAGTATGAAACTGAAGACGGAAAGAAGAACATACAAGCTCAGCttgagaaaattaagaaatatGCAACCGTTGTTCGTGTTTTGGCTCACACTCAG ATCAGAAAGATGAAGGGTTTAAAGCAGAAGAAAGCACACTTGATGGAAATCCAGGTCAATGGTGGGACTATTGCTCAAAAGGTGGACTTTGCATATGGCTTTTTTGAGAAGCAAGTTCCCATTGACGCTGTGTTCCAGAAGGATGAGATGATTGACATAATCGGAGTGACAAAGGGTAAAGGTTACGAAGGTGTTGTCACCCGGTGGGGTGTAACACGTCTTCCTCGTAAGACTCACAGGGGTCTAAGGAAGGTTGCTTGTATTGGTGCGTGGCATCCTGCTAGGGTCTCGTTCACAGTTGCTAGGGCTGGTCAGAACGGGTACCACCACCGCACTGAGATGAACAAGAAGGTTTATAAAATTGGCAAGGTTGGTCAGGAGTCCCACACTGCTCTTACTGAGTTTGACAG GACCGAGAAAGACATTACTCCAATGGGCGGCTTCCCGCACTATGGCTTGGTGAAAGATGACTATGTGATGATCAAGGGAGGCTGTGTTGGACCCAAGAAAAGGGTGGTGACACTCCGACAGTCCTTGCTCAAGCAAACCTCTCGTGTGGCTCTGGAGGACATCAAGCTCAAGTTCATCGACACCTCTTCTAAGTTTGGACATGGCCGATTCCAGACAATGCAAGAGAAGCAGAAGTATTATGGACGCTTGAAGGCTTAA
- the LOC115746282 gene encoding polypyrimidine tract-binding protein homolog 3 isoform X2 gives MTEPSKVIHVRNVGHEISENDLLQLFQPFGVITKLVMLRAKNQALLQMQDIPSAINALQFYTNVQPSIRGRNVYVQFSSHQELTTVDQNAQGRGDEPNRILLVTIHHMLYPITVEVLHQVFSPYGFVEKIVTFQKSAGFQALIQYQSRQSAISARTSLQGRNIYDGCCQLDIQFSNLDELQVNYNNERSRDFTNPNLPSEQKGRSSQPGYGDAGSMYALQAGGARAVAFPQMGNSAAIAAAFGGGLPPGISGTNDRCTVLVSNLNPDKIDEDKLFNLFSLYGNILRIKLLRNKPDHALVEMGDGFQAELAVHFLKGAALFGKRLEVNFSKHPSITQGADTHDYMNSNLNRFNRNAAKNYRYCCSPTKMIHLSSLPQDATEEEIAKHLEEHGPIVNTKVFEMNGKKQALVLFENEEQATEALVCKHASSLAGSVIRISFSQLQEI, from the exons ATGACTGAGCCATCCAAGGTGATTCACGTCCGCAACGTTGGGCATGAAATTTCAGAG AATGATCTGCTTCAACTATTTCAGCCATTTGGAGTCATCACGAAGCTTGTAATGCTCCGTGCAAAGAATCAG GCTCTTCTCCAAATGCAAGATATACCTTCTGCAATTAATGCCTTGCAGTTCTACACAAATGTTCAGCCAAGTATTAG GGGTAGGAATGTATATGTCCAATTCTCATCACATCAAGAGCTTACCACAGTGGATCAGAATGCTCAAGGGAGAGGAGATGAG CCCAATCGGATTCTACTGGTTACCATTCACCACATGCTGTATCCTATAACAGTAGAGGTGCTGCATCAAGTGTTTTCTCCTTATGGATTTGTGGAGAAGATTGTGACTTTTCAAAAATCAGCCG gatttcaagctcttattcaATACCAATCACGCCAGAGTGCAATTTCAGCAAGAACTTCTCTTCAG GGACGTAATATCTATGATGGTTGCTGTCAGCTGGACATTCAGTTTTCAAA CCTTGATGAGCTACAAGTGAACTACAATAATGAGCGGTCAAG GGATTTTACAAACCCGAATTTGCCTTCTGAACAGAAAGGTAGATCATCACAG CCTGGGTATGGGGATGCTGGAAGCATGTATGCCCTCCAAGCTGGTGGAGCACGGGCAG TTGCATTTCCTCAG ATGGGTAATTCTGCTGCAATAGCAGCTGCCTTTGGAGGAGGTTTGCCTCCTGGAATAAGTGGAACTAATGACAGGTGTACCGTTCTTGTCTCTAATTTAAATCCTGAT AAAATAGATGAGGATaagcttttcaatttgttctctcTATATGGAAACATTTTGAGGATCAAGCTCCTGCGGAATAAACCAGACCATGCACTTGTTGAGATGGGCGATGGATTTCAGGCTGAGTTGGCTGTACACTTTTTGAAG GGAGCTGCGCTTTTTGGGAAGCGGTTGGAGGTCAACTTCTCCAAGCATCCAAGCATAACTCAAGGCGCTGACACGCATGACTACATGAACTCAAATCTTAACCGCTTCAACCGTAATGCTGCAAAGAACTACCGCTACTGTTGCTCACCAACCAAGATGATCCATCTCTCTAGTCTCCCTCAGGATGCGACAGAGGAGGAGATAGCAAAACATCTGGAGGAACATGGCCCTATCGTAAACACAAAGGTTTTCGAGATGAACGGCAAAAAGCAGGCCCTGGTTCTCTTCGAGAACGAGGAACAAGCCACTGAAGCCCTAGTGTGTAAGCACGCTAGCTCTTTGGCTGGGTCGGTAATCCGGATTTCTTTCTCCCAGTTGCAGGAGATTTAG
- the LOC115746282 gene encoding polypyrimidine tract-binding protein homolog 3 isoform X1: protein MTEPSKVIHVRNVGHEISENDLLQLFQPFGVITKLVMLRAKNQALLQMQDIPSAINALQFYTNVQPSIRGRNVYVQFSSHQELTTVDQNAQGRGDEPNRILLVTIHHMLYPITVEVLHQVFSPYGFVEKIVTFQKSAGFQALIQYQSRQSAISARTSLQGRNIYDGCCQLDIQFSNLDELQVNYNNERSRDFTNPNLPSEQKGRSSQPGYGDAGSMYALQAGGARAGVPVAFPQMGNSAAIAAAFGGGLPPGISGTNDRCTVLVSNLNPDKIDEDKLFNLFSLYGNILRIKLLRNKPDHALVEMGDGFQAELAVHFLKGAALFGKRLEVNFSKHPSITQGADTHDYMNSNLNRFNRNAAKNYRYCCSPTKMIHLSSLPQDATEEEIAKHLEEHGPIVNTKVFEMNGKKQALVLFENEEQATEALVCKHASSLAGSVIRISFSQLQEI, encoded by the exons ATGACTGAGCCATCCAAGGTGATTCACGTCCGCAACGTTGGGCATGAAATTTCAGAG AATGATCTGCTTCAACTATTTCAGCCATTTGGAGTCATCACGAAGCTTGTAATGCTCCGTGCAAAGAATCAG GCTCTTCTCCAAATGCAAGATATACCTTCTGCAATTAATGCCTTGCAGTTCTACACAAATGTTCAGCCAAGTATTAG GGGTAGGAATGTATATGTCCAATTCTCATCACATCAAGAGCTTACCACAGTGGATCAGAATGCTCAAGGGAGAGGAGATGAG CCCAATCGGATTCTACTGGTTACCATTCACCACATGCTGTATCCTATAACAGTAGAGGTGCTGCATCAAGTGTTTTCTCCTTATGGATTTGTGGAGAAGATTGTGACTTTTCAAAAATCAGCCG gatttcaagctcttattcaATACCAATCACGCCAGAGTGCAATTTCAGCAAGAACTTCTCTTCAG GGACGTAATATCTATGATGGTTGCTGTCAGCTGGACATTCAGTTTTCAAA CCTTGATGAGCTACAAGTGAACTACAATAATGAGCGGTCAAG GGATTTTACAAACCCGAATTTGCCTTCTGAACAGAAAGGTAGATCATCACAG CCTGGGTATGGGGATGCTGGAAGCATGTATGCCCTCCAAGCTGGTGGAGCACGGGCAG GTGTTCCAGTTGCATTTCCTCAG ATGGGTAATTCTGCTGCAATAGCAGCTGCCTTTGGAGGAGGTTTGCCTCCTGGAATAAGTGGAACTAATGACAGGTGTACCGTTCTTGTCTCTAATTTAAATCCTGAT AAAATAGATGAGGATaagcttttcaatttgttctctcTATATGGAAACATTTTGAGGATCAAGCTCCTGCGGAATAAACCAGACCATGCACTTGTTGAGATGGGCGATGGATTTCAGGCTGAGTTGGCTGTACACTTTTTGAAG GGAGCTGCGCTTTTTGGGAAGCGGTTGGAGGTCAACTTCTCCAAGCATCCAAGCATAACTCAAGGCGCTGACACGCATGACTACATGAACTCAAATCTTAACCGCTTCAACCGTAATGCTGCAAAGAACTACCGCTACTGTTGCTCACCAACCAAGATGATCCATCTCTCTAGTCTCCCTCAGGATGCGACAGAGGAGGAGATAGCAAAACATCTGGAGGAACATGGCCCTATCGTAAACACAAAGGTTTTCGAGATGAACGGCAAAAAGCAGGCCCTGGTTCTCTTCGAGAACGAGGAACAAGCCACTGAAGCCCTAGTGTGTAAGCACGCTAGCTCTTTGGCTGGGTCGGTAATCCGGATTTCTTTCTCCCAGTTGCAGGAGATTTAG
- the LOC115737985 gene encoding 5-formyltetrahydrofolate cyclo-ligase-like protein COG0212, whose protein sequence is MIMDSCVIRLSSPLRIAQCSLRVTHRTHNHNAFSLSFSSSSTSASRNNPRKKPPKLEVGAGAKRGAAFDGAAFDEAAYEAERLRLDAEARELMAETSEREEAEDPRAWKWVIRKRVWDFMEANNVAQNPRPVHHRIPNFVGASAAAGKLSELEIFQVAECVKVNPDSPQKQVRFLTLSDGKKLLTPQPRLRTGFFSVLQSSMLAPHTVNEACTSVGVAKYGRPIGLDEKIKVDLIVIGSVAVDPRTGARLGKGEGFAELEYGMLQYMGAIDDSTPVLTSVHDCQLVDDIPAEKLLIHDVPVDVICTPTQVIFTNTSIPKPQGIYWDKLSPEKLGQIRILRELKRRIEQETGQKLPCGPSEKLPPTAQRSRSEFSR, encoded by the exons ATGATCATGGATTCATGTGTAATCCGGTTATCGTCCCCATTAAGAATCGCACAGTGCTCTCTGCGCGTGACGCATCGAACCCACAACCACAACGCattctctctctcgttctcatCGTCGTCAACCTCTGCCTCTCGAAATAATCCCCGGAAGAAGCCACCGAAGCTGGAAGTCGGCGCCGGGGCCAAAAGGGGAGCTGCGTTCGACGGAGCTGCGTTCGACGAAGCCGCCTACGAGGCCGAGCGGCTCCGGCTCGACGCCGAGGCTCGGGAGTTGATGGCGGAGACGTCGGAGCGGGAAGAAGCCGAGGACCCGAGAGCGTGGAAATGGGTGATCCGGAAGAGGGTGTGGGATTTCATGGAGGCCAATAACGTGGCCCAGAACCCCCGCCCCGTTCACCACCGCATCCCCAACTTCGTCGGTGCGTCAGCAGCTGCTGGCAAG TTAAGCGAGTTGGAAATTTTTCAAGTTGCAGAGTGTGTGAAGGTTAATCCGGATTCACCCCAGAAGCAAGTCAGGTTCCTCACTCTCTCTG ATGGAAAGAAGTTGCTGACGCCTCAACCCCGTTTGAGGACAGGttttttctctgttcttcagTCCTCTATGTTGGCCCCTCATACCGTCAATGAGGCTTGTACCTCTGTGGGGGTTGCCAAGTATGGAAGGCCAATCGGATTGGATGAGAAGATAAAGGTGGATCTGATTGTGATTGGTTCCGTTGCAGTTGACCCTAGAACCGGTGCTCGGCTTGGGAAGGGTGAG GGGTTTGCAGAACTCGAGTATGGCATGCTACAATATATGGGAGCTATTGATGACTCGACACCAGTCCTCACCTCCG TGCACGACTGTCAATTAGTGGATGACATTCCAGCAGAGAAATTGTTAATCCACGATGTGCCAGTGGATGTGATATGCACTCCTACACAGGTCATTTTCACTAACACTTCCATTCCAAAGCCCCAAG GAATCTACTGGGATAAACTCTCCCCTGAGAAGCTGGGTCAAATTCGTATTCTGAGGGAGCTCAAGCGCAGAATTGAGCAGGAAACTGGACAAAAGCTTCCTTGTGGTCCATCAGAGAAATTACCCCCAACAGCTCAACGGAGCCGCTCTGAATTCTCAAGATAA
- the LOC115734355 gene encoding methionyl-tRNA formyltransferase, whose protein sequence is MGSSSAMMLRRFCCFSTTVSPSTSSSSSTPTAKKKPLVFLGSPQVSATVLDALFNASSSRDSPFEVAAIVTQPPARRDRGKKILPSPVAQYALDRGFSPELILTPERAGEDSFLYTLRALNPDICITAAYGNILPSKFLKIPPLGTVNIHPSLLPLYRGAAPVQRAIQDGVKETGVSLAFTVRALDAGPVIASQRWEVDDRIKAPDLLDLLFSEGSKLLIRELPSLLDGSAQAKAKPQDETKATLAPKITSEESWLCFNEEAVALHNKVRAFAGWPGTRAKFAMMDKENVRHNVIELKIITTRVCGEIRSEVGEGDSISFARGAMLVPCGGGTALEVLEVQLPGKKVINAAAFWNGLRGQTLKRL, encoded by the exons ATGGGTTCTTCCTCTGCAATGATGCTACGTCGTTTCTGCTGCTTCAGCACCACCGTCTCTCCCTccacatcttcttcatcatccacTCCTACTGCCAAGAAGAAGCCCCTCGTCTTCCTCGGCTCTCCTCag GTCTCTGCCACTGTTCTTGACGCCCTCTTCAACGCCTCGAGCTCCCGAGACTCCCCGTTTGAG GTTGCAGCAATAGTTACTCAACCACCGGCTAGAAGAGACAGGGGCAAAAAGATCCTGCCGTCTCCGGTGGCACAGTATGCACTCGACAGGGGATTCTCCCCTGAACTTATTCTCACACCAGAACGAGCAGGAGAG GACTCCTTTCTGTATACTTTAAGAGCTTTAAATCCTGATATTTGCATCACTGCAGCATATGGAAATATTCTACCGAGCAAGTTTCTTAAAATTCCTCCATTGG GGACTGTTAATATACACCCAAGCCTACTACCATTGTACCGTGGCGCTGCTCCAGTTCAAAGAGCAATTCAG GATGGTGTCAAGGAAACCGGAGTATCATTGGCATTCACTGTCCGTGCTTTGGATGCAGGACCTGTGATTGCCAGTCAGCGATGGGAAGTTGATGATCGAATTAAG GCGCCAGATTTACTTGACCTGTTGTTCTCTGAAG GATCTAAGCTTTTGATCCGTGAACTTCCCTCTCTACTGGATGGCTCTGCTCAAGCAAAAGCCAAGCCACAAGATGAGACTAAAGCCACCTTAGCTCCTAAG ATAACCTCCGAGGAGTCATGGCTATGCTTCAACGAGGAGGCTGTGGCCCTTCATAATAAA GTCCGTGCATTTGCAGGTTGGCCAGGAACCCGAGCCAAGTTTGCCATGATGGACAAAGAGAATGTTCGGCACAATGTCATAGAGCTTAAAATCATCACTACGAGGGTATGCGGTGAGATCAGAAGTGAAGTTGGTGAAGGGGATAGCATAAGTTTCGCCAGGGGTGCTATGTTAGTTCCTTGTGGAGGTGGCACGGCACTGGAG GTATTGGAAGTTCAACTTCCAGGTAAGAAAGTGATCAATGCTGCTGCATTTTGGAATGGTTTGCGAGGTCAAACCCTAAAGAGGTTATGA